Sequence from the Thiovulum sp. ES genome:
GGGGAATTATTAACTCTCCTTACAACGGAAAACTTGTTTCGACTTACCCAATCTGTACAACTGAAGATGTTGAAATAGCTTTAAAAATTGCAGATAAGAGTCGGATTGAAGCACGAAAAAGTACAATCGCACAGAGATGTGATTGGCTTTTAGATGTTTCGATGTCGCTTTATGAATATCGAGAAGACATTGCACAAACAATTACTGATGAGGTTGGAAAACCGATTTCACTAGCAAGAGTTGAAGTTGATAGATGTATTGAGACAATTCGACTCTCCGCAGATACAATGAGAACCGTTTCGGGTGAAACAATAAATACGGATGCTATGGGAAGTGGTCAAAAAACTACTGCTTTTTATAAAAGAGTTCCTGCGGGGGTTGTTGTTGCGATTACTCCATTCAATTTTCCATTAAATTTAGTCGCACACAAAATCGCACCCGCACTTGTAAGTGGAAATTCTGTTATTCTCAAACCTACCCCAGAAGCACCTTTAACAGCATATAAATTAGCAAAAATTTTTATTGAGTCTCCATTTGCAATTCCTGATTCACTCTCTATAATTTATGGAGATGCAGAAGTTGGTTCGGCTCTTGTTTCTAGCGATATTCCACGAGTGATAAGCTTTACAGGTTCTGTGCCAGTCGGAAATATTATTACAAAAAATGCGGGAATTAAAAAAGTAGCTTTAGAACTTGGGGGAAATGCTGGAACATATATTGATGAAAGTGCAGATATTGAATATTCAGCAAAAAGATGTGTTTATGGTGCATTTACAAATTCAGGGCAAGTCTGTATTTCACTTCAACGAATTTATGTAAATAAAAATGTTTATGAAGAATTTTCAAAAGCAATTGCTGAAGAGACTAAAAAGCTAATTGTTGGAAATCCATATAACGACGAAACTTTCATGGGACCTTTAATTAATGAAGAAGCGGTTG
This genomic interval carries:
- a CDS encoding NAD-dependent aldehyde dehydrogenase (PFAM: Aldehyde dehydrogenase family), with the translated sequence GIINSPYNGKLVSTYPICTTEDVEIALKIADKSRIEARKSTIAQRCDWLLDVSMSLYEYREDIAQTITDEVGKPISLARVEVDRCIETIRLSADTMRTVSGETINTDAMGSGQKTTAFYKRVPAGVVVAITPFNFPLNLVAHKIAPALVSGNSVILKPTPEAPLTAYKLAKIFIESPFAIPDSLSIIYGDAEVGSALVSSDIPRVISFTGSVPVGNIITKNAGIKKVALELGGNAGTYIDESADIEYSAKRCVYGAFTNSGQVCISLQRIYVNKNVYEEFSKAIAEETKKLIVGNPYNDETFMGPLINEEAVERAKNWLNSAVQEGAKPLTEIRSNGRILHPVVMGNVTDDMAIVCEEVFAPIVSLVAVDNIDEAIEKMNNSPYGLQFSIFTNSILNMQKGIEELEAGGVVINDIPTLRFDIQPYGGVKLSGVGREGPKFAIEEFTEIKSVVIK